One Hermetia illucens chromosome 4, iHerIll2.2.curated.20191125, whole genome shotgun sequence DNA segment encodes these proteins:
- the LOC119656297 gene encoding protein split ends isoform X1, whose amino-acid sequence MDENTEYQDGEVVWVKLGNCWWPGEVCSESRLPKGILSAVKKRPLVIVRFFKETKYEYVKNIKNICKYNDSRKNEFIKKGLDLLRSNKKYMEKFPSDVSHAEKLTNGDVDIISREQFSPVKKVSYSNIFGDSATKKKNNGSKKSPRQVSGGRKTRVSPIMQEVKPKVNLVITTVSNITPRQTSAPSDAYSCKMCPFTTARCNIMIMHMKTHTKSSTPSQAEERSIQSQREAEKPTKEVKEVLRVCVSRRESSDSERLDTDTENEESEEEEEVEEIIPVEPPKKRRQPKKPGLKHIILADWSEDDDEEEETSVVQKPQEDINDASGSSTEMIENQSPNVLDNSISQPDQEVQKETDNSATPDKVPTTPKYRNIPKKDRRDIILSEFNTPNIPVNEENDKIQTNSPSLESDQQISNNVETPPDANTETSKNSLESPTSAVVNTKDGLEGVLSKEEDTPLIRINTEVEVAPSSVEKQKSTKTISCFDFKDDEEADADTFFPTLSKLKEKYLSPDKSKSVEDENSTSTEQERKAIEQKDEQLVADIENLLNTTITPELLKGETESIPHDVRALPPKERGKRIFKSRNRPRFDKVETEVTTDIQSNFTVSQQPCKETNELNVNTPNDKALPSQMEISTPSDKIDKADSDEKENTNISLSNNDSLTTEPSGNNEQNILTPARDDESELLKPEDHEVVCIEEPPQSETVDENMHFDTPAQMDEQRDNRSYNAEETDAVSIKDDGNSVDQMNEAIFVEDNESIDSTIVEVSEGNSNLPMTDNEHDLIVLAAAETLISIPSKLCAENRLEAANVLQYQTEENSDNIAPISNIAPQVAPEDDHSILISENTSLTNANVENSEIDDYLPSQQEITDNAEKSEVADNIVPQKEESDNVVDLEAEDKSLQQEEVADVPQMTVEAPVAVETENEIVEEVPISGRSRRSKSQKSRKVAKREVLKDDINDVNVDNVICEDAPMKSPERKIEEKVEVATEGDNITEINQISRIGRKSRRNKGKDDNDYNKIDTKETSDTVVETCNEEIELGTSRQDSVQSSEPYDGADDPIPKIIPPSPSSGKKKRENKEVADNTEDFDEEHTVSSHRRHAKQKRKKSKKPSKREHIASEAPTYKEDVDIEPATAEPTIQIENADMEALARVPCDINETDNQNVEATHTDACNKPVNEPEIACPTIVEKQIDLDFEKLDLDQLQSQPEQHETTLSALTEDNFAKPPEETSEAPEASEILPNATSCKENALNLDLGLAAEPVADISNEKLDENVKISHNLSTPSVEVNQCKNNELQLEAIEDDTKREITKEQEPILISAELNVSPNVTENNIPENYSEGENHQESDFDVDSEKPPMNDSGPPQEEVIKATDKSETEYNEVIVEQIEHNEGMDNNVVIENSIPIYEIIDESVERDDEGIDETKDMTESHEEKEMNAAEQILDEISNLTSSIDIILDAERAEDEVELRFEGMVKSAEMEETIQMNPETETENSKNNETDVRCNVPISENTETPEVEFPTEKEMFDRSEGQVSYDDHKEDGDKNYDESDPLALNPEPVDTTEELENGNSRKRKNHLKYTPPKVFVQSESSSALSPDYEKHEILPVEEINENVAPPSMQVNDAASVDNIRNESLVVEVRVLDQSGEIITNEMECSRSQCSSVANDPKDIPVITTLGITEQDNTLSQKSPTPLTVNMLRFDCEPTIQPSQPFKSIRETGKIEKARQSKPKDEYIGGSNSFETSPVSVISAPVPESKPSGKRRLSRLKDQIPKPQVTATISEEIQERFKVYSFDEQSDGIEVPKKSKYSTSKENKNDRNTSRADGKSHNTSEGSKSYSMPPEKPKYSRSRQVNLQNVSDVCIPKFPKIDRSKRTISHPESNVLTRNEIEVKETKTLNDNYLLPYGNTTMENTSSSNVHLTTPTSTKLGRRESPSNLNSSVIEMDSPLAVRDAHTTTRSLSAFRLSQPQVNVVIDSEPISNYGEIRSNTSSTPVFPTNTTSTSKKKSTRPSQSKRSKQQQPQQVQIQSQFLPHNFYDPFSAQQSFEMNVQPTGVMTKEGKSPPKEKSSRKQISNSLEEPTPSFTLNQGSPMESRGHVISSQTIVMTGPPLTPAKGPVIKTCAGDPLFITSKGNLIASNSSTTTYSTAYLDSQQHQQREPELIHSVAPFTSQTSSQVTYSASSPKIAMVESRTQGTQVQSRRTSNTADISRDKSSCNLAEIKRLEQKPTGKVLTAHGFNELAPVEGGVMHGKMSVRESGSVDLPILVPIGEPHAPAQRMTTKRSSHGTKDVASGPSRSSKQMRNNHGNGVSQQNLLSGTATFEDSGAHLIRDHSKQGLTENVEAMFNQQSTQIQTTVSPPQQKHHTPQQQQLHHNQRQTHQPQHYQLMTQNQVVDHQGQLHIQDQQHQLNNQQAHQMKLYHHQQQMQTEQQQPPMRQTQAKRRKADHDHMSATQQKKMQQQYKLQHDQQQQIKLQQSHHILQQQQAEQEQQMQLNQQLQHEQQMTQEHQLQLQLQQELQLQQEQQLQLEHLHPQEVVLQHDPQEIVIQHADDGENIMGDQLLVQEGTNTFYVDLKNIVTVIGSPEGEIAAVQLSNGETLFVAQSIDGSDGRAELSDQTIQIDGQHLLLTDATALEEGIEVPSQEILVQSLDREVYQEGQLIGNVLQIETSEGIKLVEHPIEYQLINNAKTAATNETNAIMPPIMSALEIPSSKGELVINSKSNETGLIGQNLDDSLAVIGVTTQSSAARSSLELPITITNPAIAPKTSNSININNLYGTGLQQQSQISPTLSSQDPGQLTYELFTSTNVITPSQHNQHANIFSDGGNYKGNESRTPQISTGLENQCLNEIILHSGSGATSRTGGIIQQSNDYIISSEQVCDQFTVVENQPASESNAVYSNPTR is encoded by the exons ATGGATGAAAATACAGAGTACCAAGACGGCGAGGTGGTTTGGGTGAAGCTAGGAAATTGTTGGTGGCCTGGTGAAGTATGCAGTGAAAGTCGGTTGCCGAAGGGGATACTGAGCGCAGTGAAAAAACGACCTCTGGTCATTGTTCGATTCTTCAAAGAGACCAAATA TGAGTacgtaaaaaatataaaaaatatttgcaaatacAACGACTCGAGGAAAAATGAATTTATCAAGAAAGGACTGG ATCTCCTCAGgagcaataaaaaatatatggaGAAGTTTCCTTCGGACGTATCACATGCCGAAAAGCTAACCAACGGAGATGTGGACATAATTTCGCGCGAACAGTTTAGTCCAGTTAAAAAAGTTTCCTACTCCAATATATTCGGTGATAGTGCAACCAAAAAGAAGAATAATGGCAGTAAAAAATCTCCTCGACAAGTTTCTGGTGGTAGGAAGACGAGAGTGTCCCCGATCATGCAGGAGGTTAAGCCAAAA GTAAATCTTGTTATCACGACTGTATCGAATATAACACCGCGCCAAACAAGCGCACCATCAGACGCATATAGTTGCAAAATGTGCCCATTCACGACAGCGCGTTGCAATATTATGATAATGCACATGAAAACACATACAAAAAGTAGCACACCAAGTCAAG CTGAAGAGCGTAGTATTCAGAGTCAGCGAGAAGCAGAGAAACCCACAAAAGAAGTTAAAGAAGTTTTACGGGTGTGTGTATCCCGTCGAGAATCTTCTGATTCTGAAAGGCTCGACACTGACACGGAAAATGAAGAGAgcgaggaagaggaggaagtaGAAGAAATAATCCCTGTGGAACCTCCTAAAAAACGCAGGCAACCTAAGAAACCGGGCTTGAAACATATTATTTTGGCCGACTGGAGTGAAGATGACGATGAAGAAGAAGAGACAAGTGTGGTTCAAAAACCACAAGAAGATATCAACGATGCTAGTGGATCTAGCACTGAAATGATCGAAAATCAATCTCCCAATGTCTTGGATAATTCAATTTCGCAGCCAGATCAGGAGGTGCAGAAAGAAACAGATAACAGTGCAACCCCAGATAAAGTCCCTACTACGCCCAAATACCGTAATATACCCAAAAAAGATAGAAGGGACATTATTTTAAGTGAATTCAATACTCCAAACATCCCCGTGAATGAGGAAAACGATAAAATCCAAACAAATTCCCCTTCATTGGAGAGCGATCAGCAGATATCAAACAATGTTGAAACTCCTCCAGACGCAAATACCGAAACTAGCAAGAATAGTTTAGAATCTCCCACCAGTGCAGTAGTGAATACAAAAGATGGTTTGGAAGGTGTCCTTTCAAAAGAGGAAGATACACCGTTAATTCGAATAAATACAGAAGTCGAAGTTGCCCCATCGTCTGTGGAGAAACAAAAATCGACGAAAACCATTTCCTGCTTTGATTTTAAGGATGACGAGGAAGCCGATGCTGACACCTTTTTCCCAACATTGAGTAAgctaaaagaaaaatatctgTCTCCAGATAAAAGTAAATCAGTTGAAGATGAGAATTCTACATCTACGGAACAAGAACGGAAGGCAATCGAGCAAAAAGATGAACAGTTAGTGGCGGACATCGAGAACCTTTTGAATACTACTATAACACCAGAGTTATTAAAAGGTGAAACCGAGTCTATTCCGCATGACGTACGTGCGTTACCACCAAAAGAACGCGGTAAGCGTATTTTCAAATCTCGCAACCGACCTAGATTTGACAAGGTAGAAACCGAGGTGACAACAGATATTCAATCGAATTTCACCGTAAGTCAGCAACCATGTAAAGAAACCAACGAACTGAATGTGAATACACCAAATGACAAAGCGTTACCTAGTCAAATGGAAATTTCAACCCCATCTGATAAAATCGACAAGGCAGATTCTGACGAGAAAGAAAATACGAATATTTCACTTTCAAATAATGACTCATTGACGACTGAGCCGTCGGGAAACAATGAGCAGAATATTTTAACCCCGGCCAGAGATGATGAATCGGAGTTGCTGAAACCTGAAGACCATGAAGTTGTATGCATCGAAGAACCTCCACAATCTGAAACTGTAGACGAAAATATGCACTTCGATACACCTGCACAAATGGACGAGCAGCGTGATAATAGAAGCTATAATGCAGAAGAGACGGATGCTGTGTCGATTAAAGATGACGGAAATTCCGTAGACCAAATGAACGAGGCAATATTTGTAGAAGACAACGAGTCGATCGATTCGACAATAGTGGAAGTTTCTGAGGGAAACTCAAACCTTCCAATGACTGATAATGAACATGATTTAATTGTGCTAGCAGCTGCAGAAACTTTGATTTCTATACCTTCTAAGCTATGCGCAGAAAATCGATTGGAGGCAGCTAATGTGCTCCAATATCAAACAGAAGAAAACTCAGATAACATTGCCCCGATAAGTAACATTGCTCCACAGGTGGCTCCGGAGGACGATCACTCAATTTTGATTAGTGAAAATACATCGTTAACAAATGCTAATGTAGAGAATTCGGAAATAGATGACTATCTACCATCTCAACAAGAAATAACTGATAATGCGGAAAAGTCAGAAGTTGCAGATAATATAGTGCCTCAGAAAGAGGAAAGCGATAACGTGGTCGATCTTGAAGCGGAAGATAAATCTCTGCAACAAGAGGAAGTAGCCGATGTGCCACAGATGACTGTAGAAGCACCAGTTGCAGTAGAAACGGAAAATGAAATAGTTGAAGAAGTTCCAATTTCGGGACGATCCAGAAGGTCGAAAAGCCAAAAATCCCGTAAAGTCGCGAAGCGGGAGGTGTTGAAGGATGATATAAATGATGTTAACGTGGACAATGTTATATGTGAAG ATGCTCCCATGAAATCACCTGAAAGAAAGATAgaagaaaaggtcgaagtagcgACTGAAGGAGATAATATAACTGAGATCAATCAAATCTCACGGATTGGAAGGAAGTCAAGAAGAAATAAAGGAAAAGACGACAATGATTACAACAAGATTGATACAAAAGAAACGTCAGATACTGTTGTCGAAACTTGCAACGAGGAGATAGAGTTGGGAACTAGTCGGCAAGATTCCGTGCAAAGTAGTGAACCCTATGATGGTGCGGATGATCCTATACCTAAAATAATTCCTCCAAGTCCATCTTCAGGTAAAAAGAAACGCGAAAATAAAGAAGTAGCAGACAATACAGAAGATTTCGACGAAGAACATACCGTTTCATCCCATAGAAGGCATGCAAAGCAAAAACGGAAAAAGAGCAAGAAACCGTCGAAACGTGAACACATCGCCTCAGAAGCACCCACTTATAAGGAAGACGTAGATATTGAACCGGCCACTGCAGAACCTACGATCCAAATCGAAAACGCAGATATGGAAGCTTTAGCAAGAGTTCCTTGTGACATCAATGAGACCGATAACCAAAACGTCGAAGCGACCCATACTGATGCATGTAACAAACCAGTAAATGAGCCAGAAATTGCTTGCCCGACCATTGTCGAAAAGCAAATTGATTTGGATTTCGAAAAACTTGATCTAGACCAATTACAGTCACAACCAGAACAACACGAAACCACTTTGAGCGCACTAACAGAAGATAACTTTGCAAAGCCGCCCGAAGAGACTTCAGAAGCGCCAGAAGCTTCGGAGATATTACCAAATGCGACAAGCTGCAAGGAAAATGCACTGAACTTGGACTTGGGTTTAGCAGCTGAACCTGTTGCAGATATTTCGAACGAAAAGTTAGacgaaaatgtgaaaatatctcaCAACCTATCAACCCCGTCAGTAGAAGTAAACCAATGTAAAAACAATGAACTGCAGCTCGAGGCGATCGAGGATGATACAAAAAGAGAAATTACTAAAGAGCAAGAACCGATATTGATTTCTGCAGAGTTGAATGTATCTCCTAACGTTACGGAAAATAATATTCCCGAAAACTATTCGGAGGGTGAGAACCACCAGGAATCAGACTTCGATGTAGATAGCGAAAAACCTCCTATGAATGACTCGGGTCCTCCTCAAGAAGAGGTAATCAAAGCAACTGACAAAAGTGAGACTGAATATAATGAGGTGATAGTTGAACAAATTGAACATAATGAAGGTATGGACAACAACGTCGTTATTGAAAACAGCATTCCCATCTACGAAATTATTGACGAAAGCGTAGAGAGAGACGACGAAGGTATCGATGAGACGAAAGATATGACAGAATCgcatgaagaaaaagaaatgaatgctgctgagcagatATTAGATGAAATATCGAATCTAACCTCAAGCATTGACATCATTCTAGATGCAGAAAGAGCAGAAGATGAGGTTGAACTTCGTTTCGAAGGAATGGTTAAATCGGCGGAAATGGAAGAGACAATTCAAATGAATCCTGAGACGGAAActgaaaattctaaaaataatGAGACTGATGTTAGGTGTAATGTACCAATCAGTGAAAATACCGAAACGCCTGAAGTTGAGTTCCCCACAGAAAAAGAAATGTTTGATAGAAGTGAAGGACAAGTGTCTTATGACGATCACAAAGAAGATGGTGACAAAAATTATGATGAAAGTGATCCTTTAGCACTAAATCCCGAACCTGTAGACACAACTGAAGAGTTGGAAAACGGAAACAGTAGGAAACGCAAAAATCATTTGAAATATACGCCTCCAAAAGTGTTTGTCCAGAGTGAATCGTCGTCTGCCCTGTCTCCGGATTATGAAAAGCATGAAATTTTACCGGTTGAAGAAATAAATGAGAACGTGGCACCACCAAGTATGCAAGTGAATGATGCAGCTTCCGTCGATAATATACGCAATGAGTCGTTAGTTGTAGAAGTGAGAGTCCTGGATCAAAGTGGAGAAATTATAACTAATGAAATGGAATGCAGCAGAAGTCAATGCAGCAGCGTTGCAAACGATCCTAAAGATATTCCAGTTATCACAACGTTAGGGATAACAGAACAAGATAATACACTTTCGCAGAAATCACCGACACCGCTAACTGTCAATATGCTCAGATTTGACTGCGAGCCAACTATCCAACCAAGTCAGCCATTTAAGTCGATCAGAGAAACGGGTAAGATAGAAAAGGCAAGACAGAGTAAACCAAAAGATGAATATATTGGTGGGTCCAATAGCTTCGAAACTTCTCCTGTTTCCGTAATATCTGCACCAGTTCCCGAATCGAAGCCTTCGGGGAAACGACGACTTTCTAGACTTAAAGATCAAATACCCAAACCACAAGTGACGGCCACTATCTCGGAGGAAATTCAAGAGCGTTTCAAAGTTTATAGTTTTGATGAGCAAAGCGATGGAATTGAAGTTCCTAAGAAATCTAAATACTCAACTTCaaaggaaaataagaacgatagaAACACTTCTAGAGCAGACGGAAAAAGCCATAATACTTCAGAAGGATCAAAGTCATATAGTATGCCACCCGAAAAGCCAAAATATAGCAGATCAAGGCAAGTAAACTTGCAAAACGTGTCAGATGTGTGTATTCCTAAATTTCCTAAAATCGATAGATCAAAGAGGACAATTTCACACCCAGAATCAAATGTGCTCACAAGAAATGAAATCGAAGTGAAGGAGACAAAGACGTTAAATGACAATTACCTACTGCCCTATGGTAACACCACTATGGAAAATACTAGCTCTTCGAATGTTCACCTTACAACACCGACCTCAACTAAATTGGGCAGACGTGAATCGCCGTCTAACTTAAATTCTTCTGTAATTGAAATGGATAGCCCACTCGCAGTAAGAGATGCCCATACAACAACACGTAGCTTAAGCGCTTTTAGATTATCGCAACCTCAAGTGAATGTCGTAATTGACTCTGAGCCTATATCAAATTACGGCGAAATTCGATCAAATACTTCTTCAACGCCTGTTTTCCCGACAAACACTACATCTACTAGCAAAAAGAAAAGTACAAGACCATCTCAAAGTAAAAGAAGCAAACAACAACAGCCACAACAAGTGCAGATTCAGTCGCAGTTTCTTCCGCATAATTTCTATGATCCCTTTTCcgcacaacaatcttttgaAATGAATGTGCAGCCAACCGGAGTTATGACTAAAGAAGGGAAAAGCCCACCCAAAGAAAAGAGTTCTCGGAAACAAATCTCGAATAGTTTAGAAGAACCAACTCCGTCATTCACGTTGAATCAAGGGTCGCCTATGGAAAGTCGAGGGCACGTTATCAGTTCACAAACGATAGTGATGACTGGTCCGCCCCTTACTCCGGCGAAGGGCCCTGTGATAAAAACATGTGCAGGTGACCCACTGTTTATAACAAGTAAAGGCAACCTTATTGCAAGTAACTCGAGTACAACAACATATTCGACCGCATATCTAGATAGtcagcaacatcaacaacgagagCCAGAACTGATTCATAGCGTAGCGCCGTTCACATCACAAACCTCAAGTCAAGTCACATACTCTGCTTCCTCGCCGAAAATAGCAATGGTGGAGAGTCGAACACAGGGTACGCAAGTGCAGAGCAGGCGTACTTCTAACACTGCTGATATATCTAGAGATAAGTCATCCTGCAACTTGGCTGAAATTAAACGTCTTGAACAGAAACCAACCGGGAAAGTACTCACGGCTCATGGTTTCAATGAACTCGCACCGGTTGAGGGAGGCGTGATGCACGGGAAAATGTCAGTACGCGAGAGTGGTTCAGTAGACTTGCCGATTTTAGTACCAATCGGTGAGCCGCATGCTCCCGCACAAAGAATGACAACGAAAAGATCTTCACACGGCACTAAAGACGTGGCAAGTGGGCCATCGAGAAGCTCAAAACAAATGAGAAATAATCATGGAAATGGAGTTTCGCAGCAAAATTTACTTTCTG GGACCGCGACATTTGAAGACAGTGGTGCACACCTAATACGGGATCATTCAAAGCAAGGACTTACTGAAAATGTGGAAGCAATGTTCAATCAACAGTCCACGCAAATCCAAACGACCGTATCACCGCCACAACAAAAGCATCATACGCCTCAACAACAACAGCTTCACCATAATCAGCGACAAACACATCAGCCGCAGCATTATCAACTAATGACACAAAATCAAGTAGTTGATCATCAAGGTCAACTTCACATACAAGATCAGCAACATCAATTGAACAATCAGCAAGCGCACCAAATGAAACTCTACCACCATCAGCAGCAAATGCAAACCGAGCAGCAGCAACCGCCTATGAGACAAACACAGGCAAAACGCAGAAAGGCAGATCATGATCATATGAGTGCAACGCAACAGAAAAAGATGCAGCAACAATATAAACTGCAACATGATCAACAGCAGCAAATTAAACTGCAGCAATCACATCATATACTGCAGCAGCAACAAGCAGAACAGGAGCAGCAAATGCAATTGAATCAGCAACTGCAGCATGAACAACAAATGACGCAAGAGCATCAGTTGCAGCTACAGTTGCAACAAGAACTGCAATTACAGCAGGAACAGCAGCTTCAACTGGAACATTTGCATCCGCAAGAGGTGGTGTTGCAGCACGACCCGCAAGAAATTGTAATTCAGCATGCCGATGATGGGGAAAATATCATGGGCGATCAGCTGCTGGTACAAGAAGGAACGAATACGTTCTATGTTGACCTTAAGAATATCGTTACTGTAATTGGTAGTCCGGAGGGAGAAATAGCCGCTGTACAATTGTCAAACGGAGAAACCTTGTTCGTAGCACAGTCTATTGATGGGAGCGATGGTCGCGCAGAACTTTCTGATCAAACGATTCAAATAGACGGACAGCATCTGCTGCTGACAGACGCTACAGCACTGGAAGAAGGCATCGAAGTACCAAGCCAAGAGATACTTGTTCAATCGCTTGATCGAGAAGTTTATCAAGAAGGGCAACTCATCGGAAATGTATTGCAAATTGAGACTTCGGAAGGCATTAAGCTTGTAGAGCACCCTATCGAGTACCAATTAATAAATAACGCCAAAACGGCAGCAACCAATGAAACTAATGCCATCATGCCACCTATTATGTCAGCTCTGGAGATTCCATCATCGAAGGGCGAACTTGTGATAAATAGTAAATCCAATGAAACAGGTTTGATTGGACAAAATCTCGACGACAGTTTAGCCGTTATAGGTGTAACGACGCAATCGTCGGCAGCACGGTCATCTCTTGAACTTCCGATCACAATCACGAATCCAGCTATCGCGCCAAAGACTTCAAACTCCATCAATATTAACAATTTGTATGGGACCGGTCTGCAGCAACAAAGTCAAATATCTCCAACATTGTCGTCACAAGACCCGGGTCAATTGACCTATGAACTTTTTACTTCAACAAACGTGATTACGCCCTCACAACATAACCAACATGCCAACATATTCAGTGATGGTGGTAACTACAAAGGTAATGAAAGTCGGACCCCTCAAATATCAACTGGACTGGAAAACCAATGCCTAAATGAGATTATCCTGCACTCGGGATCAGGAGCCACGAGTCGAACTGGCGGCATTATACAGCAGTCGAACGATTACATTATCAGTAGTGAGCAGGTATGTGATCAATTTACTGTGGTGGAGAACCAACCAGCGAGCGAATCTAATGCGGTTTACAGCAATCCAACCAGATAA